Below is a window of Gossypium hirsutum isolate 1008001.06 chromosome A12, Gossypium_hirsutum_v2.1, whole genome shotgun sequence DNA.
TGATACTATGATTGGGGAGTTGGCAATATTTAAAAAGAACTTGACTTGGGCATGTGTCTTTGGGGACCAAAATCAAAGGGATAACTAAAAAGAACAGTGAATGGACTGACGGGATGCCCTATGGCCAGCTTATAGAAGACTTGAGACCCACAAATTTTGTTGAAGTGGGGAACATGTTGAAACCACAAGTTGAGTACTGACGACTGAGAGCTAGCTCCCAAAGGCGAACTTTGCTCTCATTTCAATTCCTCAGCACAGCAGCATGCTAGATTCCTTTTCGTTTCTCTTTTTTCATATGAGGGGTCATCATCAAGCCACGCCCCCAAATCATTTCACCCTTTGCCTTGCTCGTCAAAGTTTCTTTCCATGCCATAAAGCAAAAGGCTTCATGTTTTTAGAAGATTTTAGGCAAATTTCAaacgaatttattaatatatacccAATCACTACTTGCCACATTGTAAAGCAACTTTAGGTAAAAATGGCCTAATGCCTAAATGCCCCCACTTCATCCAAAACAGTCGGTTGGTTTTAGCTGCACTGTTACATCCATCTTAATGACTAGGTAAATTCTATTTGCATGATCAAGAATTTGATATTCCTTAACAAAGTCTCCTGTTTGAATTCGATATTCCTTGAAAAAATCTCTTATTTGAGTTCAATAAGATCCGATTTCACTATTTAAAGCCTCTTTTATCATCTATAAACTTCCCCCCAAACAGTACAAGCATTCCTCTTTGCAACTTCAAACCTGTCACATCCAGAAGAGAAAACAAGAATCTGATCTTAGAATACAGCTTTGAAAGAAACCACACACAACAGTTGTTGTAGCCAACTTCCTTTTACCCAACCCTAAGCTCCTCTCATGGGCTCTTTTTTCTCTCTCACATTGATAATACTTTCATGGGCATCATTACTTTCAACGGAAGCTGAAGCTGAAGCTGAAGGGTCAGATCAGCTCGTCTTCTCGATCTTCTCATTAGGGACAACATAGTAAAGTCCTTTGACAAGCATTTGAGAACAGGTACTGTACAAACTGTAAATTTACCTGCAAATTTCTCGGGCATCAAAGTTGAAACAGCAAGGTTTAGATGTGGCAGTCTCCACAGATATGGTGCTCAAGTTAAGGAATTTTATCTGGGAAAAGGTGTGAATGTGCAACCATGTGCAGAAAGAGTCATGGTAGTAAGACAAAACTTGGGTTCTAATTGGTCATCCATATACTATGCTAACTATAATCTTTCAGGTTACCAGCTTGTGTCACCGGTATTAGGCCTCCTCGCTTATAATGCCGGCACCGATGTGAGTTCCGGCACCCCTTTCGAAGTTGGAATCCTCGCAAGGGAAAATAACCCAATTAAAATAAACTTCAGCAACGTTATTACAAACACTACATCGTCCAGGAGAGGAATCAGGCCATTGTGTGCTAGCTTTGGAGGGGATGGCAAAGTGAGATTGAAAAACCAAGTGTCACCCAATGTTTGTGTTGCGACCAGGCATGGTCATTTCGGTTTGCTCATCGAGTTACCGCCGTCGATGCCTGTGAGGAAGAGGATTAGCACGTGGAAATTGG
It encodes the following:
- the LOC107936386 gene encoding uncharacterized protein, yielding MCRKSHGYQLVSPVLGLLAYNAGTDVSSGTPFEVGILARENNPIKINFSNVITNTTSSRRGIRPLCASFGGDGKVRLKNQVSPNVCVATRHGHFGLLIELPPSMPVRKRISTWKLAVGSSIGAALGAFLLGLLLVSMLVKVKKKARMEELERRAYEEEALQVSMVGHFRAPTASVTRTTPTIEHEYSPYPS